In Mycolicibacterium aubagnense, the DNA window ATGTACCCGAGTACGCGGCTGCGCTGTTTGGCCGAGATCACCGGCCCGCACAGGGTCGCGGCGTCCTGCGGATCACCCGGGGCGACGTTCTCGTAGATCGCTTTGAGGATGGCCACGCCCTCGTCGTAGCGGCTTCGTGGCAGCAGCATTCGCGTCGGGTTGGCACAGCCCTGACCGGCGTGCATGCAGGGCGCGATACCGATGGCGCAGGCGAGACCGAAATCCGCGTCCTCCAGCACAATGGTCGCGGACTTCCCGCCGAGTTCGAGGAACAACCGCTTCATGGATGCGGCACCCTTCTCCATGATCCGTACGCCGACCGGTGTCGAGCCGGTGAACGAGATCATGTCGACCTTCGGCGACAGCGTGAGTTCCTCGCCCACCAGGTGATCGGAGGCGGTCACGACGTTCACGACGCCTGCCGGGATGTCGGTCGACTCGGCGATCAGCCGGCCCAGCCGGGTGGCGTGGAACGGTGTGTCGGGTGCCGGCTTGAGTACGACGGTGTTGCCGGTGGCCAGCGCCTGGGCAAGCTTGTGGATGCTGACCTCGAACGGGAAGTTCCACGGTGTGATGGCGCCGACCACGCCGACCGGTTCACGCCACACCTTGCGCGTGGTCAGCTGCCCGGTCAGCGCGACGAAGGCGTCGCCCAGGTCGGTCTCCCAGGGGTATTCGTCCATCAGCTGGATCGGGTATCTCAGTGCGTCGGAGAGCGGGGCATCCAGCTGGGGGCCATAGGTGATGGCACGCGGGGCGCCGGCTTCGAGAATGAGTTCCTCACGTAGGGCTTCCTTTTCGCCTTTGAGCGCGTCGTCGAGCTGTTGCAGGCAGCGCTTGCGGAACTCGAGATCGGTGGACCAATCGGTGTCATCGAACGCCCGCCGCGCGGCGTCGATGGCCCGCAGCATGTCGGCCCTCGACGCGTCGGAAACCTCTCCGATGACTTCCTCGGTAGCGGGGTTGATATTGGCGAACGTGCCCGCTTCTCCGTCGAGGAGCTTGCCGT includes these proteins:
- a CDS encoding aldehyde dehydrogenase family protein, whose translation is MSESRMLIDGKLLDGEAGTFANINPATEEVIGEVSDASRADMLRAIDAARRAFDDTDWSTDLEFRKRCLQQLDDALKGEKEALREELILEAGAPRAITYGPQLDAPLSDALRYPIQLMDEYPWETDLGDAFVALTGQLTTRKVWREPVGVVGAITPWNFPFEVSIHKLAQALATGNTVVLKPAPDTPFHATRLGRLIAESTDIPAGVVNVVTASDHLVGEELTLSPKVDMISFTGSTPVGVRIMEKGAASMKRLFLELGGKSATIVLEDADFGLACAIGIAPCMHAGQGCANPTRMLLPRSRYDEGVAILKAIYENVAPGDPQDAATLCGPVISAKQRSRVLGYIQKGIDEGATCLVGSPEPPAGFAKGFWVRPTLFVDVDNAMTIAQEEIFGPVLAVIPFDDEEDAIRIANDSVYGLAGNVMSGSIEHSVAVARRLRAGFIGLNGTSAYGAEAPFGGYKASGVGRQNGAAGFDQYTEIKSVSYPARNN